In the genome of Gemmatimonadota bacterium, one region contains:
- a CDS encoding Rid family detoxifying hydrolase produces MQFINSDNAPRAGGHYSQAVVHNGLAYVSGQLPLDPATGQVVSDDITLQAERTLDNIAAILQAAGSGLDQVLSLTIFVLTRDDWAPVNAVCVSRFGNHRPARAIVGAANLKPGCRIEITAIAVVR; encoded by the coding sequence ATGCAATTCATCAATAGCGACAATGCACCGCGTGCCGGCGGGCACTACAGTCAGGCCGTGGTACACAACGGACTGGCCTATGTCTCGGGGCAACTTCCGCTCGATCCCGCAACGGGCCAGGTCGTCTCCGACGACATCACGCTGCAGGCCGAGCGGACGCTCGACAATATTGCCGCGATTCTGCAGGCGGCCGGGAGTGGGCTCGATCAGGTGCTCTCGCTCACCATCTTCGTGCTGACTCGTGATGACTGGGCGCCGGTGAACGCGGTCTGCGTGAGCCGTTTCGGCAATCATCGTCCTGCGCGTGCCATTGTCGGTGCCGCCAATCTCAAGCCGGGCTGTCGCATCGAGATAACGGCGATCGCCGTGGTTCGCTGA
- a CDS encoding P1 family peptidase, translating into MRLLFAFLLCCPALLIGQARPRARDLGVAPGIFAPGALNAITDVTGVRVGQSTVISGDSIHTGVTAILPHGGDLFRERVPAAIHVGNGFGKLLGSTQVGELGELETPILLTCTLCVWRAADAMVAWLLARPGMEQVRSINPVVAETNDGGLNAIRLRPITPADVVHALESASDGPVAEGSVGAGTGTIAFGWKGGIGTSSRKLPASLGGFTVGVLVQTNFGGVLQMMGAPIGQALGRFSYRNALLRERGDGSVIIVVATDAPLSERQLARVAARGMMGLARTGADGSNGSGDYVIAFSTSPLVRRRPADGNTRNLQTLGDDAVSPVFEATIEATEEAIYNSLLQATSVSARGGTITALPIDSVRAILKRSGVSKP; encoded by the coding sequence ATGCGGCTCCTCTTCGCCTTCCTGCTCTGCTGCCCTGCGCTGCTCATCGGCCAGGCCCGTCCACGAGCACGTGACCTCGGCGTGGCACCCGGTATCTTCGCGCCCGGCGCGCTCAATGCGATCACCGATGTGACGGGAGTGCGAGTGGGGCAGAGCACTGTGATTTCCGGCGACTCGATCCACACCGGTGTCACCGCAATCCTGCCACACGGCGGCGATCTCTTTCGGGAGCGCGTGCCTGCGGCAATCCACGTCGGCAACGGCTTCGGCAAACTGCTCGGCAGCACGCAAGTCGGCGAGCTCGGTGAACTCGAGACGCCGATCCTGCTGACCTGTACCCTCTGTGTATGGCGCGCTGCCGATGCGATGGTCGCGTGGTTGCTCGCCCGACCAGGGATGGAGCAGGTGCGGTCGATCAACCCGGTCGTCGCCGAGACGAACGACGGCGGCCTCAACGCCATCCGGCTCCGGCCGATCACGCCGGCTGATGTCGTGCACGCGCTCGAGAGCGCCTCCGACGGGCCCGTCGCCGAAGGGAGTGTCGGCGCCGGAACCGGAACAATCGCCTTCGGGTGGAAGGGTGGGATCGGCACTTCGTCGCGGAAGCTTCCGGCCTCGCTCGGCGGCTTCACCGTCGGCGTGCTGGTGCAGACCAACTTCGGCGGCGTCCTGCAGATGATGGGGGCGCCGATCGGCCAGGCTCTCGGACGCTTCTCCTACCGCAACGCGCTGTTGCGCGAACGCGGTGATGGATCCGTGATCATCGTGGTCGCGACCGACGCGCCGCTTTCCGAACGCCAGCTTGCGCGTGTGGCGGCGCGCGGCATGATGGGCCTCGCGCGGACCGGCGCTGATGGCTCCAACGGCTCGGGAGATTACGTCATCGCCTTCTCGACGTCGCCACTGGTTCGTCGACGCCCCGCCGATGGCAACACGCGGAACCTGCAGACCCTCGGCGACGACGCCGTCTCGCCCGTGTTCGAGGCAACGATCGAGGCGACGGAAGAGGCGATCTACAACTCGCTGTTGCAGGCGACGTCGGTCAGCGCGCGCGGCGGTACCATCACCGCCCTGCCGATCGATTCGGTCCGTGCCATCCTCAAGCGCTCGGGAGTATCGAAGCCGTGA